The DNA region GGGTTTGGACGGACGGGGAAAATGTTTGCTTGCGACCACGAGGGGGTCACGCCAGATATTTTGACGGCGGGCAAAGGATTAACGGGTGGTTACTTGCCTGTTGCGATCACCGTTACGACTGATCAGATATATGACGCTTTTTTTGCCGATTTCGAAGAACAAAAAACATTTTATCACGGTCATAGTTACACTGGGAATCAACTAGGTTGCTCAGTCGCTCTCGCTAATCTGGAGTTAATGCGCAAAACGAATTTAGTGGAGGAAGTGGCTCGCAAAGCGAAAATGGTTGGCCAACGCCTCCATCGTTTTTATGAATTGAAACATGTCGGTGATATTCGTCAAGTTGGGTTGATGATCGGGATTGAACTCGTGTTTGATCAACAATCAAAAGAGCCTTACGCCTGGCAAGATCGAGTTGGAGCTCGTGTTTGCCGCAGAGCCCGCGAGTTAGGGATGTTGCTGCGACCACTCGGAGATGTCGTCGTCTTCATGCCATCACTTGCTTCCACGGATGAAGAGCTAAATGAAATGCTAGATATTCTGTATCAAGCAATTGCGGAGGGGACGGCGTGAGTGGCTTGTTTATTACGGCGACCGATACGGGAGTTGGCAAAACGGTCGTTGCCGCTGGTCTGACAGCGGCTCTGCGCGAACGTGGGCTCGATGTTGGCGTCTATAAGCCGATCCAAAGCGGACAGCTTGCGGCAGACCCGAGCGGGGACGCATTTCGCTTGAAAATGCTATCTGGCGTCGATAGCTGTATAGAGCAGATTTGCCCGTATGCGGTCGAGGAGCCGTTAGCTCCGCAATTGGCATTGGCTCGAGCGGGGAGGAAAGTGAGTTTGGCGGATGTGGTCCGCGGGTACGAACGGTTACGCCGCAATTTAGAAGCGCTGATCGTCGAAGGGGCTGGCGGCTTGGCTGTCCCTTATACGGAAGATGGACTCGTCATCGATGTGGTTCGGCAGTTGGGGCTCCCATTGTTGATTGTCGCTAGACCGGGTTTAGGGACGGTGAACCATACACTGCTGACGATTGATTACGCCCGCAAACATGGGGCTTGGATCCTCGGTTTTATCTTTTGCGAAGGTGATCGTTACGCGGATAGCGCGGCGATTGCGTTGGAAAATGTGGAAATGATTACCCGTTATAGTCAGGTTCCCTTTTTGGGAGCGTTGCCTTGGTTGGAAGACGTCTCTCGCGAGAAACTGTGTCAAGCTATTCAGGACTTCATCGATTTGCCTGCGATCGAAAGGGGAATAAAGCATGGACCCGCAATGGAGGCGTGAATTGATTGAGGAGTTGGACCAGTTGAAAGCGCGTGAACAGCTGCGGACACTCAGCGTTGCAGAAGCGGCGGTTGAACCGTGGTTGAAGCTCAATGGGCGTCGGATGCTGAACATGGCTTCGAACAATTATTTAGGACTGGCGGGTGACGCTCGGCTTAAGGATGCGGCTCAATCTGCGTTGGAGGTCTACGGAGCGGGAGCGACCGCCTCAAGATTGATCGTGGGCAATCATCCTTTGTACGAGCAGGCTGAAACCGCTTTACACGCTTGGAAAGGGAATCTACCGTCACAGGCGGGCTTAATTTTGAATAGTGGCTATACGGCGAATCTAGGGGTGATCTGCGCGTTGGTCGGACGCAATGACGTTGTGTTTAGCGATCGATTGAACCATGCCAGCATTGTTGATGGAATTGTGTTAAGCCGCGCCCAACATCGTCGTTATCGCCACAATGATCTCGATCATTTGGAAAGCCTACTCAAAAAATCAACGGCTCGTCGTAAATTGATTGTGACTGATAGTGTGTTCAGTATGGATGGCGATCGAGCTGATCTCGCTGGACTTGTCGCGCTGAAGGAACGGTATAGAGCGATGTTGATGGTAGATGAAGCGCACAGCAGTGGGTTGTATGGCCCGCAGGGCGCAGGCTTGGTCCAATCATTGGGCTTGCAGGAACAGGTCGAAATTCAAATGGGCACGTTTAGTAAAGCGCTTGGCAGCTTAGGGGCTTACATAGTTGGAGAAAAGTGGCTGATTGACTATTTGATCAATCATATGCGTAGCTTCATTTACACGACGGCGCTGCCGCCCGCCACGCTTGGTTCGATTATCGCCGCGATTGAACTCGTTCAAAGGAAGGCGGAACGGCGCATTCAATTGTGGGAACATACTCAATACATGCGTAGTGAACTGCGTCAACTTGGATTTGAGCTTGGCTCGGGGGATACACAAATTATTCCGATTGTAATCGGATCTAATGAAAGGACTGTGGCGTTCAGTCTTCGTTTACAGGAAGCGGGGATTGCCGCCATTGCGGTTCGTCCGCCGACGGTCCCTGAAAATCAAGCCCGTTTGCGTTTGACGGTGATGGCCACCCACCAGCTCCGTGATCTTGAATGGGCGGTTGCCCAGTTGGCGGCTGTCGGTCGCGAATTGGGGGTGATTGGTAGATGAATACGTTTCTATTGTTACCGGGTTGGGGAATGGAAAGCGCGGTGTGGAGCCTATCTCGTTCGTTTCAGGATGGACTGGCGGAATTAGGTGAGCTGGTAATGGTCGATTGGCGAGGCGTGAGGAGCGAGGTTGATTTCATGGACCGCGTCGTAGAAAAAGCCATAGGTCGTCGCGCTCCTTTGATGGTGATCGGTTGGTCGCTTGGTTCGCTTGTGGCCCTCGATTTTGCCAAACGTTATCCATCCTTTGTTTCCAAACTGATTTTAATTGGCGGGACGAGTCGTTTTACGATAACGGATGGGTATGAGCAAGCTGGTTATGCTCCACGCCGCTTACAAGGTTTGAAACGACAACTTGCTCGCGATCCGCAACAAACATTGCATGCTTTTTACGAATCGATGTTTTCTGACTCAGAGCGGAGGAGAGGTTTCGACCAGCAATTTATCGCTGATGTTGAAGCTCAGTTTGCGGGGGATGAGGTGGCGTCGTTAGGGGGCGGTCTCGACTATTTGCGCGCGGCTGATGCGCGATTATCCTTGTCGGAACAGCCGCCCCTCTTATTGGTTCACGGGGAGCAAGATTCCGTTTGTCCGCTCGCGTCGGCCCAATTTATCGCTGAACAGGCGCCAATCGCTATGTTGCGAACGATTCCCGATGCGGGTCATGTCCCCTTTTATACGCAGCCGCAGACTTGCTTGCATTGGATTCAATCATTTGTAAAAGGGGGTGCATTTGTTGATCGATAAAACATTGCTTGAGAAACGTTTTAGCGCCAATGCGGCAACCTATGATCGCTATGCTAACGTCCAAAAGATCATGGCTCGTCAGTTACTTGAAAGATTGCAGACTAAATCGATTGCGCCGCAGCGTATTTTGGAAGTCGGTTGTGGGACAGGGTATTTGACGAAACGGCTTTGTCGACTCTTTCCGAACGCTCAAATTACAGCGGTCGATCTGGCGCCAGGGATGTTGGAAACGGCGCGGGCGCGATTGGACGGTCAATCGGTAGAGTTCGTTGGCGGGGATATCGAAGAAATGGAACTATCCGGTTCGTTTGATCTGATCCTCTCCAACGCGACTTTTCAATGGTTCAATCAATTGCATCAAACGGTTCGGCGGCTTGTTGAATGTCTGTCGGTTGGCGGCGCGCTACATTTTTCCACGTTTGGTGATACGACTTTTCATGAATTGCATACATCCTTTGCAAAAGCTGCCGAGATGTTGGAAGCGCGTGTATCGGCGCCAGGGCAATCTTTTTATACATTGGGGGAACTGATTGCGCTTTGTGAAGGGGCTGCTGGTTGTTTCGGTCGGGTTAATGGTCAAGAATGGATCGAGATAGAAAAATTTGCGGATACGCGGGCTTTTTTTCACTCGCTTCGAAAAATAGGCGCGAACAATAGCAATGCGGCCGACTACTGTCAGCGTCCTTCGTTGTTTAGGAAAATGATGCGCATTTATGAGCGCGATTTCCGCGATGATCAGGATCTGGTTACTGCGACATATCATTGTTTATTTATCTCGATAGAAAAGAGAGGGTGAGCCGAAGGTGACACAAACGATTGAAGTAAAAAAAGATTGGCAATCGATCGCGAAAGAGGTTGTTGGTGGACGGAAGGTGACAAAGGAGGAAGCGCTGGCGGTCGTTCAGGCTGGAGATGAGGAATTGCTCGCTATTTTACAGGCCGCTTATGTCATTCGTCACGCGTATTTTGGCAACAAAGTGAAGTTAAACATGATCATTAACGCAAAATCTGGGCTTTGTCCTGAAGACTGTGGTTATTGCTCACAGTCGATTGTATCGGAAGCGCCGATTGATGAATATGCCTGGTTGACGAAGGAGAAAATTTTGGAAGGGGCAGAGGAAGCGGTTCGTCGTAAGGCAGGCACCTACTGCATCGTTGCGTCCGGTCGACGTCCGACTGATCGGGAGATCGATCATGTAGTCAGCGCCGTTGAGGAAATTCGCGAAACGACCGATTTGAAGATTTGCTGTTGCCTCGGTTTCCTAAATGAAACGGCTGCGGCTAAACTTGCGGCGGCCGGGGTGCAACGCTACAATCACAATCTCAATACAAACGAAGGAAACTATGAAAATATCGCCTCAACGCATACATATGAGGACCGTGTCGATACGGTTGAACAGGTAAAAGCAGCCGGCATTTCTCCATGTTCGGGGGTTATTTTCGGAATGGGCGAAACGGATCAGGAAGCGGTCGAAATCGCTTTTTCCTTGAGGGAACTTGACGCGGACTCAATCCCGTGCAACTTCTTAAATCCGATCGATGATACGCCAATGGAAGGACGCCGCGAACTGAATCCGCGCAAATGTTTGAAACTGTTGGCGATGATGCGCTTCGTCAATCCGACGAAGGAGATCCGCATCTCTGGTGGACGCGAAGTCAACCTACGTTCGATGCAGGTGATGGGGCTCTATGCGGCCAACTCCATTTTCGTAGGTGACTATATAACGACGTCGGGCCTGGAGGCGAGAGAGGATTGGGGCATGATCGAGGATCTCGGTTTTGAGATCGAGGAAAAGGCGGTCTAAGGTGATAGATGGAAGGCGAAGGGTGTGACTCTTAGTTCTTCTACTAGTCGGAGTCACTCCGCTTTAATTGATCCGCTGCCCTACTAGGGGAAAAGGATTTCGAAAAAGGAGAAGCAATTTTGCCTCTCCTTTTTTCGATTAGCGGAGAATTTAATCTAACGCATTGATTAGTTTCAAAACGTGTTCTTTGACAAGCTTTTTTTCATCTTCAGACAGCTCTTTTGAGGGTTCGGGTGATTCTGGCGGTCGATCTTCAGCTAAAATCGTTAGTGGATCGAACTCCATTTTTTCCTTCGAATCTTCAAAGTTTGAACTACCTCTGAACATCTCATATTTAACAGAACTGTTTATGTACACCCCATCGTTATTATAGTAATCAGCCACTTCATATAGTTTTGTCGTCATGCCGCTTCTCGACGAGGTTTCATAACGCAATACTGAGTTCACTTTTCTATACCCTTTCGGTTCAAAAAAACCATCGCTGTTAGGTGTATCTCCGAGATAATCCATAGTAAAGACTTCAACATGCTCAACGACTTCTACGCTTTCAGATGATGAACATCCCGCTAAAAACAAAGTGATTAAACTAACTATAAAAATATTTATCATGATACCTCCTTGTATTCTCAACCTCTGTTTCAAGGATCGAGTTTGGAATGC from Ammoniphilus oxalaticus includes:
- the bioF gene encoding 8-amino-7-oxononanoate synthase, which produces MDPQWRRELIEELDQLKAREQLRTLSVAEAAVEPWLKLNGRRMLNMASNNYLGLAGDARLKDAAQSALEVYGAGATASRLIVGNHPLYEQAETALHAWKGNLPSQAGLILNSGYTANLGVICALVGRNDVVFSDRLNHASIVDGIVLSRAQHRRYRHNDLDHLESLLKKSTARRKLIVTDSVFSMDGDRADLAGLVALKERYRAMLMVDEAHSSGLYGPQGAGLVQSLGLQEQVEIQMGTFSKALGSLGAYIVGEKWLIDYLINHMRSFIYTTALPPATLGSIIAAIELVQRKAERRIQLWEHTQYMRSELRQLGFELGSGDTQIIPIVIGSNERTVAFSLRLQEAGIAAIAVRPPTVPENQARLRLTVMATHQLRDLEWAVAQLAAVGRELGVIGR
- a CDS encoding alpha/beta fold hydrolase, whose product is MNTFLLLPGWGMESAVWSLSRSFQDGLAELGELVMVDWRGVRSEVDFMDRVVEKAIGRRAPLMVIGWSLGSLVALDFAKRYPSFVSKLILIGGTSRFTITDGYEQAGYAPRRLQGLKRQLARDPQQTLHAFYESMFSDSERRRGFDQQFIADVEAQFAGDEVASLGGGLDYLRAADARLSLSEQPPLLLVHGEQDSVCPLASAQFIAEQAPIAMLRTIPDAGHVPFYTQPQTCLHWIQSFVKGGAFVDR
- the bioB gene encoding biotin synthase BioB; the encoded protein is MTQTIEVKKDWQSIAKEVVGGRKVTKEEALAVVQAGDEELLAILQAAYVIRHAYFGNKVKLNMIINAKSGLCPEDCGYCSQSIVSEAPIDEYAWLTKEKILEGAEEAVRRKAGTYCIVASGRRPTDREIDHVVSAVEEIRETTDLKICCCLGFLNETAAAKLAAAGVQRYNHNLNTNEGNYENIASTHTYEDRVDTVEQVKAAGISPCSGVIFGMGETDQEAVEIAFSLRELDADSIPCNFLNPIDDTPMEGRRELNPRKCLKLLAMMRFVNPTKEIRISGGREVNLRSMQVMGLYAANSIFVGDYITTSGLEAREDWGMIEDLGFEIEEKAV
- the bioC gene encoding malonyl-ACP O-methyltransferase BioC, producing the protein MIDKTLLEKRFSANAATYDRYANVQKIMARQLLERLQTKSIAPQRILEVGCGTGYLTKRLCRLFPNAQITAVDLAPGMLETARARLDGQSVEFVGGDIEEMELSGSFDLILSNATFQWFNQLHQTVRRLVECLSVGGALHFSTFGDTTFHELHTSFAKAAEMLEARVSAPGQSFYTLGELIALCEGAAGCFGRVNGQEWIEIEKFADTRAFFHSLRKIGANNSNAADYCQRPSLFRKMMRIYERDFRDDQDLVTATYHCLFISIEKRG
- the bioD gene encoding dethiobiotin synthase: MSGLFITATDTGVGKTVVAAGLTAALRERGLDVGVYKPIQSGQLAADPSGDAFRLKMLSGVDSCIEQICPYAVEEPLAPQLALARAGRKVSLADVVRGYERLRRNLEALIVEGAGGLAVPYTEDGLVIDVVRQLGLPLLIVARPGLGTVNHTLLTIDYARKHGAWILGFIFCEGDRYADSAAIALENVEMITRYSQVPFLGALPWLEDVSREKLCQAIQDFIDLPAIERGIKHGPAMEA